The segment TTTGGTCACTCGACTTCaaaaaattttcattaagtcaCTAAAGTTTAGATTATTCGAAAGTTGTTATTTAAGTGAATGAATTGTttaaaagttttttatttaaatcacagggttatttttattaatttttttaagtttggCTAGCAAACTCTAAATGACAATTTGACGATCAATACGATAGATCAGTACCCATCAAAGAATAGAAAAATATACATTAGATTCAAGTCAACCTGATGGTCATTGTTGGAGATTGGAGAAGGAAGTTGTTTAGATTTTAGTTTGCAAATTTATGATgttcaaagttgtttcataaaaataaaaaaaaagaactgAATTGCAGAAGAGAAGGAGAATGAAAGCTTTCGATTGGTGTAAGTGATGCTAATGGAGAAAGCCATACAAAAGTGATTTAACATCCTAGTGACCtaaatgaaaagttttgaatagttcaatgatcattttgtaactttttgaaattgAGTGACCAAATTATAAACTTACTAACAATATAGTGCCATTTAGTGTAATTTACCCTAATATTTTTAGGGTACtttgaaattaattttatttgaaattttacatTTCTTAAGTAGTTGTTAAAAACatattttggatttttttaaaaagattttgTTTGGGTCTTAAGTCAACATCGTATCGGTGGGTATACTATTTTTCTATTAGTATTGATACGTATCAATACTAATTTATTTCAATGTatcgttttaaattttttgttgttttataaaaaatatttgattttttttatacaaCGATTATTTAAACACAAACTATTCATAGGATAGATGAACATCCGATCAATAGGCCAAAACTCAGGGTTCAAAAATGCATGAAAAAGGATTTAAACTTGagaataaatatttatttctcAAAAACATCGGTGCAACACGAGAACTTCTTAGGAGGTCATCCATCCTAATACTACTCTTGCTCAAGCATGCTAAACTGTGAAGTTCTAATGAAATCCTAGTACtagtttaaaaaaaattgatatatgtatataaaatatttacaaatatcatATAATGAGATTGAATAAAAATCACATATAAAATACTCATAAAAATAAAGCTTTGCtaaagaaaatatttaaaaatgttggtaacatgagtTTAAATATTACATATGTAAATTTTACAataccaaaaatatatataaaatactcaTCATTTATATAACACATTCTTTAATAAGCTTCACAAATACAATCTATTATCTATGGTTAAAAATactcaaaattaacaaataaaaacccatcatttaacaaactcaaaacacataaacaaaaataattattctatAAATTAAACAATAAGATCATCCCATAGAGTGCATACAACAATTCATAATTcaacaaatctaaaataaaaataaaaaataaaaattaatttacattttaaaataaattttttgtgcaaataaatataaatattttttttaattttttttgtatcGGCCGGTATGGGCGAAATCAATTGGTGCACACTAGGGATGACAATTCAGATGTCAAATTGTCAACTTGAATTTTGCAGATTCGGAGCGGATGTCGATAGACCCCCTTGAATATCCATTATCCAAAATCATGCAAAATGAAATCCACTAGGTTCCAAGTATCATTCTCGTCTAATGCATATATTTCCTCTAATCTCATATCATGCCAACCAGGATGACTCAAAGCTTCTTGAATTGTCTTAGGAATGAAAACAATATTTGAGGACACAAAAAGAATAAGAGGACAGAGGCAAATGGTGTAACACCTCCTAcctgtatccgttgccggaatagggtatgtAACACTCTTAACCTGTATTCGACGTCGAAACAGGGTTTCGGGGCATTACTAGAATTTGCAGATCacctaaaaaaaattcaattaaatacttaccgattcaatgtatcatataaataaatatattaccattcaatcaacaacttggcacttgtataagcatcaaacagagACATTGTTAGTATGCtagcacatatttcatataaattcaacattgatatacttattttctcgacatgtcacacttgagtttaataattgtctttacctacataattttcttgtatcaacatatcaaagataatcatatatgtacatgtcatgaaacatatcgttctcttaccgtttcttcataagtatatatcattcatttcattatatcaatatttcatgctccatcatttccatatattttatgtatatttattccaataatagtttatatcaaacttaacataaattatattccatgtacttatacttatttcgtttatctatcttcataattatttcatacaactattttgtacatatatttctatATGACCatttcttgtaaacatttcacacaatcatttcatataaccattcgtcatctgatacatattacctgaatatcaattgttcaacagatgtcatagtGTCTCCCATCCACAGTCTTATTTATCTttaacatgatgccatagtgtctttcaactatggtcttactcattttctgtcatgttgccatggtatctttctaCCAtagtcttattcttttcatgtcatgttgccatggtatctttcaaccatggtcttattcatttcatgtcatgcTGCCattgtatctttcaaccatggtcttattcattttctgtcatgttgccatggtatctttcaactatggtcttacacatttcatatcatgttgccatagtatctttcaaccatggtcttacatatttcatttcagagagcacactcccgcgaacctcatccttacagcgggattaccagtccaggctaaatcccctgtaatataaactcataaagtattgtcgggattaccagtccaggctaaatcccctgcaacgacaattactctaatgaacttggatctgaattaccagtccaggctaaattcagaccctaatttggattacccatccgggctaaatccattttacacatattcttcgggagggctataacAGGATAGGATCACCTGTTCGGACTAGATCcttttttaccgtcaatttcttttcagagatccattgaattttcctttcattcaatcgggatttatttccctttttatcaaatatatcaatgtttcatcaattttcatacaatgaacattcaaatcatattcacatcaataacatacatttcaagcatttaagaatataattcaagttacacgaacttacctggtgaaattgcagaaatatcaagattcaggggtattttggtaaaattttcattttcccctattttcacccaatcttaatccaaattaataatttcattcaatttattaatttaatcaataaaacaattcatttctttcattttggtcatttttaactttttttacaaaatttccccgacattttttttcaatttagtccctaagcctaaaacatgcaaattagccatgctagctgaatattcatatatttcctcctcctcttctccattccacatccttaatgtatataacacacttgtaagtaacattatttataagttttattatttacttttataaatattcaagctgtccatctgtgtcatgtcactaaattatttatatctggagctatagaactccaaattaagatccactaattttccctgaaactaggctcatatatattcttaccataaaattttcagagctttagtttagccaataagtacagtttattctttaaagttacccatgttctgctgtctgacagttctgacccttcttcattaaaaattaattatctcctcgtgaagaattcgaatgatgttcccgtttatttctatttaaaatagactcattgattctaaacatataaatttaagcccataattatttttatccaatttttttatgattttccaaattcaaaacaggggaacccaaaatcattctgaccttgtctcacaaaatttattatatctcatgatttacaattccattgcttacataatttcttctataagaaactagactcaataagatttaatttaatattttattcatcctataattcgatttatacaattttttatgatttttcaaagttagactactgctgctgtctaaaactgttttagtgcaagatattaattaccatgtttgtaacacctttattttctttttctacactatttctcatcactttctcttattttctcttcactaacagaTCAAGAACATAATATcgtatgtaagaaaactctacattaacattaaATCCATgcttttttcaataatatcaaacttaaaaacatattgaaatcatgatgttcttaccttattctattgatttcaatcttcatcttgattttctctcttcTTCAACTTCCaattcttgaatctaacttgatattctaactttccatagtctccttaacatttttctctcttggtagctatggaaattcttttgatttttgagtgaaaatggtaaatttttggtaaaaggaccaaattgtaaagaaatgaaaacttcttttcttcttcttcttctcacgttggTTTTGCACGGGAAAAATGGATGAGAATTacttatctttctttctttatatactaataaaataataataaaatatcttattaaaatattaataaaataatatttatgtaattaaatagttataaaatatcaaaatatctctagcatcactattactttctagatttcatttttccctttattatcttttaaaattccattcttgagtcatcatttaatttggtaaaattacaatttagtccctcatagttcttcacctattcaatttggtcttaattcatccattttcattagtttctagatcattccacctttaaaatatttacactattggtccttcaaattttttagatttacactttaaccccttaaaatttgagtatttactcttgtgcaacaaaacttttctctcttttacaatttagtcctttcttaatTAAtgtatcataatatacttcccaatattgacataactcaaaatttccctttttgtcactttattttcttattttactatatcaaggataatatcttactgtaaaaattttcgaggtattacagggtacgaggcattaccggagtttactgaacattttcagataattctgaatcatttattattcatatatttaaaaataatcataacgtcctTCAATTGGGCCCTCgaaacccaaaacatacattaaacattcaattcacattcatgtcacataaatatacaattcaattcattcaataattcaattcaagCTGCACGAACTTACTTCGTTGCTTGTTCGTGTTTATAATTTCACTAATCCGAAAACTTTTCTTTTCCActttcaagtctcatatttgagcagcccgaatctttataaataaaattgatcatcatttttatttatttcatattctgATATGttcaattaatgctctaggcaagaTTACCACTTTACCCCTGAACTTTTGATTAATGACAATTTCATCCTTAGGCCTAGAAAAATAAAGTTCTTGTAATTTAATACTGGTTTTGAGCCTAGTTATTCTTATAtattgataacaacccatgaattctataaaataacaaaattttccataatttcaacacttttcaatttaatccctaaaacatgttttcagccgatcttgatctaaattaataatttcattcaattttgtaatttaaataataagataatccatttcatgcaatttgatcacttctgacatttttacaaaaatgcccataaagttttacttttattcaatttagtccctgagcctaaaacatgcaaattagtcatgctagctgaatattcatatatattttcctccacctcctctccattccacatggTTGATGTATATATCATGCTTGTAAGTAACATtgtctataatttcactattgacttatatgtatattcaaagttatccatccgtgtcatagtcactaaattattttcatCTTAAGatacagaactctaaattaagatccaataattttccataaaactatactcatatatcttcttaccataaaattttcaggatttttggtttagccaataagtacagtttattctttaaatttacccctgttctACTATCTCTGACAGTTcaaacccttcttcactaagaattaattatctcatcgtacgagatttggatgatgtttaaacttatttatattgaaaatagactcattaggtattttaaacatataaatttaagcccttaattatttttatccaattttttatgattttccaaaatcagaacaggagaACCTGaaatcattttgaccttgtctcacttaatttattatatctcagAATTCAATATtctattgcttacaccgtttattctataagaaactagactcaataagatttaattccatattttattcatcctataattaaattttcacaatttatggtgatttttcaaaattagcctactactgctgtccaaaactgttttagtgcaagatgtttatttaccatgtttataacacccttattttctttctctacactatttctcattactttctcttattttctcttcactaacatatcaagaacataagatCATATATAATAAAACGCTTCATTAACATCaatccatgctttttcaataatattaatcttaaaaatatattgaaatcttgatgttttTACTTTGTcccattgatttcaatctttaacttaattttctctctcctccagcttctatttcttgaatctaacttaatATTATAGCTCCCCATAGTCTCTTTGTGATCTTTCTcttttgatggctatggaaattcttttgatttctaagtgaaaatggtgaattttttatgaaaggaccaaattgtaaagaaagcaaaaatttctttccttctctcttcttctcacgttggtttgcatgagaaagatgatgaaaattcttcatctttccttccttttatacttaatacttaataaataatattaaaataataaaatatcttattaaaatattaataaaataatatttatctaattaataattataaagtatcatcaacatcatcattactttctagatttctctctcttccaattgaccattttgcccttcgtgatcttttaaaattccatcattgaatcatcacataatttggtaaaattacgatttagtccctcataattctttttctattcaatttagtcctaattcatctattttccttagtttctagattattccacccttaaaatattttcactattagtccttcaactttttcatatttacactttagcccctcaaattttgagtatatactcttgtgcaacaaacttttctcacttttacaatttagtcatttcttgaattaatatatcataatataattcCCAATGTTAAGATAACTCATAATTTTACCTTTttttcactttatttccttattttactatatcaaagataatatcttactgtaaaaatttcgggatattacaaatggttaaatgaaacaaaattaaaaataggaTAGGTATAATGACATTTACCTTTACGTAGAGTAATGGAAAGGTCAAGGTCACTTGGATCAGAAGACAAAAACACTGGTAAAGGGTTTAGATTTGATGGCAAAGACACTATTAAAGGGTTTAGATTTGATGATGAAGACATGAATCATGAGTCTTTTTAAGTTTGGAACAAACTTGAGTAACCGGTGGGTTTATCAGAGCAATTATCGAAGAATCAGATTCCCTTGGTCAATTAGTAACAGTGTAAGTTAACTAATCATCTTCCTCCCTCTGTTTCGAAAGATTCAAATGCATTTCTTCTAAAAAGAATGACACTTGTTTTGAGATCTGTTGAGATCTGGACTATAACACTTGTACCCCTTTTGAAGGCAAGAGTACCCCAAAAACACTATTAAGGATTTTGAATCTAACTTAATGACATGAGGTCGAACATCTCGAACAAAATAGGTACCCTAAAAAATTATTAGTTCCACTAGAAATAATGGTTTGGATGGAAATAGAACATTATATGGGTTATCACCATCAAGTAAGGAAGGAGGAATGTAATTGATCAAAAAGTAAGTTGTCGAAATAATATCAGCCCAAAATTCTTTAGGAACTTTCGTTTGAAATAAAAGAACTCTGGCTTCCTCAAGGAGATGTTTGTTCTTTCGTTCAACGACCCTATTCTAAGATGGTGTGTCAACATAAGAGAATTGATGAAGAATCCTATTTTTGGTAATAAAAGCCTCACAAGAGTCGTAAAAGTATTCTTTAGCATTATTGTTGCGAAAAATTTGAACAAACACCCCAATTTGAGTTCTTATCTAGACACAAAAGGCACGAAAATGAAAAAACATCTTTAACcaaattttcttaaaatatatCCATGTTATTAGAGAATAATCATCCACAAACTtaacaaaacatcaaaattcaggTTTGGATACTACCGAATAAGGTCCTTAAACATTCAAGTTTATTAACTCAAAAGTGGAACTAACTTATTTATTAGATCTCGGTATCAAGGGGTTTCGACAGTGCTTCACAAAGTGACATGCTTCACATTCTAACGAAAGTAGGTCTTGAAATTGTAGATATAACTTCTTCAACAAATAAAGAGAAGAATGTCCCAACCGACATTGTGCTTTGATCAGAGAGAAAATAGTGGACAAGCCACGGATTTAGGAACccataattcaaaaatataaagaccaTCATATACATGTCTTTTACCAATTGTGTGTTTTGTCATAAAATCCTATAAAAGACAATGATCGAGAAAAATAGAGATAGTGCAATTTAGGTCATGGGTAAGTTTACtaacatatattaaattaaaggcaAGGTTAGGTAAATTTAATACCGATGATAAAGTGATAGATGAAGTTAGGTTAATACTTCCAAAACCAACAACTTTATAGGTGGATCCATCAATAATAGTGAATTTTGTGACTCAAAGGTAGAGAAAAGGTTGGGATTACCTATCATATGATCTGTAATTCTTGAATTGATGACCCATTTGGATGATGAGGAAATAAGACACGTATTAAATTTACCTGAATCTGCAAATGAAGTAAAGGAAGCCATGACAAAAGACAACAAAACTCGAAAAAATAAAAAGAGTACAAACAACCAAAAACAATACTTGTGAACAATATTCGTGAACAACACCCATGAATAGTACCTAAATAGTGTAACCAAATAGTTTTGAACAGTACCTTGTAAACAATAACAAGAAATCCAAAACACCTCCGAATCACATTGGATTCATAACTTGGTCATTGGGCTTTGGTTGAAACCCGGAGTTGACATTGGAGTAAAAAACGGTGATCAAACACCATTGTACGCACCCCCACATGTTGGCGCGTGGAAGAAGAATTTAAACACTCTAGAGGCGTGTGACGCTCACGCATGGTATTACTAGATGCTAAAAATTGTAGCTCGATCATAGATTTGGTGGTGCACCTCCCTGTGCCGACGATTTACCCAAACAAGCACTTTGAAAAACTCACCCAAAAAAAACTCTAATGGTTCGCATTaaaaaacaataaaaacaaaCCCACTAAATCAAGCCAAGAGGCTCTGATACCATGTTATCGTGTTTATCAAtaccaaagaaaaaaaatacGAAAATAGAATGGAAAGAAAATTTTTTGTATTTCATCTCGAGTTAATGTGTTTATACACTATATAATCTAAATaaaggaagaaaaataaaaataaattaaaacccTAAAATCAAACTTAAGAATTTTCACGGAAACAACTAGTCCTGTTAAGCTTTACCATCCATTACTAAATTAAATTATTCcgcatttgatttttttttcctaCGTCTtaaaataaatcaattaaattCTCTTACTTTTATAAACTTGAATAGCTTTTGCATGTTTTGTTTGCTTTAAAGCATTTCTAAAACTTAAAAATGGAACAACCCCATGTCTTCAAATGAAGCATCATCTTCCGCTTGGTAGCCAGCCTAGCATTGGTAGCTACTTTCTTTCATTCCTTTTTTACCTTGGACGCAGCCTGTCCATTTATCTTGCTTCCCAGCTAAAAACAATGCATATCACAAACTGCTAGCAActaaatatgttaaaataaatggTACTATGGCTAGAATTGATACTCCTTGAGATGGCAGAAATGCTGATATTGATCTTATCTTCCTCATTCATTGTCATGTCTATAGAAAGATGTTTCTTGGAAATGACATTAAAGGATCATAATTAGTTGTTGTCTacaaaaaggaaaaacaaaatattagcatacaaatgatgtcttagaatatacGTATGCAACCTCCAAAGCTAAACACCAAGACCAACATACCAATGAGGATTCAAAATCTCAGCAGACCGAACAAAAAGCAAACACTGTCAACTTCTAAACTTGGCATTCCTTGAGTCCAATTTCTACATGGATATAAACCTGTTACAGACCTCCATAAGTTACAATCAAGTCAGAATCTTTGGGCTCATTTATTATCTTTTCAATCATTGAAGTGAATTGCTCTTGCCCTACCATCGCTTCCAATATCTTATCCTCCGGGCAATTAAATTCTTTCTTGTGATGATCATCCCTTCTGTGAGAAGCAGAGAATAATAGCTCCGATAACCGGTCCTTCTCGGCTTGTCGATAGCATTTCAACCCCTCCATAGTCCCAGATGAGATAACGTGATAAGTGTATACCATTCTTTGCTGTCCAAGCCTATATGCACGGCATATAGCTTGTCTTTCCACAGAGGGGTTCCATGTCACATCAAGCAAAACCACTCTAGAACCACCAACAAGATTTATACCTTCCGAGCAAGCCTTTGTTGATGCAAGCAACACCCTTGCTTTGCTCGTTGGATCATTGAAAACATTAATTACCCTTTGACGCTGCTTCATCTCACATTGCCCATCCATGTACAATATCTCCTCCATTTCCTTCCATTTGAAAAAATCTTTTATCTGGTCCACTATTAGGTTTAATGGTTCAAGGTATTGACTGAAAACTAAGACCTTTTCACCCAGAGCCCCGCTAAGCTTAAGAAGTTCCATGAGGAATTTCGTTTTAACTCCTTTATCGGGTTTCAGTCTTATCCTTTCTAGCATATCCATACTAACAATGGAGCTGACTTTTTCCTTAATATCTTCCTTGTTGGATAATTGCTGCAACAAAGAAGGGTGGGAGGAGATCAAAGACACATAATAGTCTCGCAATAATGCATTTTTTGTTTCTTTAACACGCTCGAGGATTCTATTCTGCAGATCAGAGGGCCGTAAAACAACCACAGAATGCCTCAAACCAGGAAGGGTAGTTTGTAGAATTCTACCATTATGTACATGCACAAAGGGCTTAATCACAGCTTTAAGCTCTCTCAATTTTTCAGCTTCATATATATCATCTTTGCCAATGGAACCAGTCAAATAGGCCCATTTCCTTTTTGCTTCTTTTCCTTCATCACTACACTTTTTATTAACCTCTACTCGATGTCTAGACTGGATTCCTTCAGCAAATTTCGGTCTCACTAAGTAGAGAGTGTTGAAGAGCTCATCAAAATTATTTTGGAAAGGAGTTCCTGAGAGTATGATACGACGCTCTGTTTTGATTCTTGATAAAGCTTTCCATATAAGCGTATCATCATTTCTAGGTGTGTGCCCTTCATCTAGAACAAAAAGGCCAGGAAGCTCAAGAAGGATTTTACTTACATCCTTATTTAATGTTGTACACTTGTGCTTCTCCTCATTATCTACTACAGCAAGTTGCACAAAAAGTTTGTAACTGATTCCCAAAATGCCTCTATCAGATTTCCAGGAAAGCAACTTAACCAGACGTCGGGCAAGAGCTCTATCTTGACATGGAACTTTCAGCTTGAATTTTTCATAAAGACCAATTGCCTTCGGTTTTTCCTTGCCAGAAAAATCCAGAGTGTTGAGATTGTGAAAGGGAATGTCAACCTTCCACTTTCTAAACTCAGCTTCCCATGTGAGTAGCATACTGCGAGGAGCAACAATCACTGGCCTGCAACTCGGATATTCATTTAAGTACGTCTGAAGAAAGACAATAGTTAGAAGCGTTTTCCCCGTACCGGGTGCATGAGATATAATGCATCCACCACAACCTTTGGATGAGTTTTTTGACTTGTCACGATAAATCCCTCCTGCTATGTTATTCCAAATAAATTCAAAACCTTCATGCTGATGGGGGTAGAGTTTAGTTTTTAAGTTAGGAATGATTTCCCACACTGTGCCTTCGATTTCAGCAGAGTGATCAAAACCAGACATATCATTGTTAGAGTCTTCACAGTGAAGGCCATCAAACATAGAATAATCTACAATGCCAGAGAATTGCCTCTCATATTTTCCAAAACGATCAGTCATCTGAATCAAGCAAAACCAAGTTACAAATAATCAATCATCTGAAGCCAGTAAGAGCAATTCAGTCAAGTGCCATATATATACAAGGCTCCTAGAGATTAGACTATTATTGAGCCATTTAGCTCGGATAGCAGCATAATTCTCATTGGAACTGTTTTATGGGCTAATAAAATTCCTAGCATTCATCACAACAGCAATACCTATATACTTCAAAATTCAACAAAATCTATCAGTGCTTTGTAAATTAACTATAACAAGTAACAATGCTTTCAACAGAGTTTTTTTCTCTACCATCATGCCACTCTATATTGGCTCCACCCTTCCATCCAAGATAAAATGGAAGAAGAATATTAAGCATGAAACATGGAAGTATCACAAACAACTTACAAAAGGCGGTGAGATATCTTTGATCTCCAGCAGCAGGAAAGAACAAAATTTGCATTTCATTCCAATCTCTTCGTCTAACACAAGATGATGCTTCCCTTGAAGACATAGGGATTGGGTTGTTGTGTCATGTTCAAACTCAGATACATCAGCATCTTCATTTTCCAACTGTTCACCAATTCAACGTGACAAATCTTAGTTTCAGTGCAAATCCACAAATACGTAATGCAGACAAGCTGAGTCAAAATGTTCACAAGAAAGAGAAGAAAACATGCTAAAGCATTGACCATACCGGGGATGGCAGGGTCGAAGTTGGATTAGACATAAGAGAAATTTGCATCTCAGACCAGAGTGAATCCATTTCGTTCTCAAATTCAGTTTTGTCCGGAACAATTGAGTCCTCAACTCCAAAAGTGAACTTGAGAGGCAAAGGGTTTTCGCAGGTTTCTTGTTGGAGAATGGGGTCCTCTCCCAGTGTACTAGAATCCGAGTCTTGGTTGTCCAAAATAGAATCCACAAAAATACTAAGAAGGTGAAATTTACCGGACTTGGCAGAGGCGGACCGTCTCCTTTTACTCTTAGGCTTCATTACAACTTCGTCGACAGTGGAACCATTCTCCCCAAGGAACTCAACCTCAGTAGCCTTTCTTTTGGCAATGTCATGGCTTGGCGTATCTTCGACTTCATCGACAGTGGAACCATTCTCCCCAACGAACTCGACCTCAGTAGCCTTTCTTTTGGCAATGCCATGGCTTGGCGTCTCTTCGACTTCATCTTCCGAACTGGAAGAGGATTGAGGATCCTCTCCCTTCCCTTCATCCTCCCTATAATCCAAATCGCTTGAGTCAGAATTATCCTCTCCGCTTGTAGAGGTGGGAGCCTCATCATCCTCACTGTCTTCATCTCCATCGTCACTACTACCCAGACAAATAACATCAGGTTCAGGGTCGTTTCCATCTTTTCCGCGTAACTCACCGTCGAATTCTTCTCTCA is part of the Gossypium arboreum isolate Shixiya-1 chromosome 5, ASM2569848v2, whole genome shotgun sequence genome and harbors:
- the LOC108450875 gene encoding SNF2 domain-containing protein CLASSY 3-like: MLNESMSVASRTRSRKGKAPCGDSSKQRKKTLAVEEVRLAATNMATPQSSVNGKVSLASQKGTAQVQTLREEFDGELRGKDGNDPEPDVICLGSSDDGDEDSEDDEAPTSTSGEDNSDSSDLDYREDEGKGEDPQSSSSSEDEVEETPSHGIAKRKATEVEFVGENGSTVDEVEDTPSHDIAKRKATEVEFLGENGSTVDEVVMKPKSKRRRSASAKSGKFHLLSIFVDSILDNQDSDSSTLGEDPILQQETCENPLPLKFTFGVEDSIVPDKTEFENEMDSLWSEMQISLMSNPTSTLPSPLENEDADVSEFEHDTTTQSLCLQGKHHLVLDEEIGMKCKFCSFLLLEIKDISPPFMTDRFGKYERQFSGIVDYSMFDGLHCEDSNNDMSGFDHSAEIEGTVWEIIPNLKTKLYPHQHEGFEFIWNNIAGGIYRDKSKNSSKGCGGCIISHAPGTGKTLLTIVFLQTYLNEYPSCRPVIVAPRSMLLTWEAEFRKWKVDIPFHNLNTLDFSGKEKPKAIGLYEKFKLKVPCQDRALARRLVKLLSWKSDRGILGISYKLFVQLAVVDNEEKHKCTTLNKDVSKILLELPGLFVLDEGHTPRNDDTLIWKALSRIKTERRIILSGTPFQNNFDELFNTLYLVRPKFAEGIQSRHRVEVNKKCSDEGKEAKRKWAYLTGSIGKDDIYEAEKLRELKAVIKPFVHVHNGRILQTTLPGLRHSVVVLRPSDLQNRILERVKETKNALLRDYYVSLISSHPSLLQQLSNKEDIKEKVSSIVSMDMLERIRLKPDKGVKTKFLMELLKLSGALGEKVLVFSQYLEPLNLIVDQIKDFFKWKEMEEILYMDGQCEMKQRQRVINVFNDPTSKARVLLASTKACSEGINLVGGSRVVLLDVTWNPSVERQAICRAYRLGQQRMVYTYHVISSGTMEGLKCYRQAEKDRLSELLFSASHRRDDHHKKEFNCPEDKILEAMVGQEQFTSMIEKIINEPKDSDLIVTYGGL